GGTGTGCCTGCTGCAATTCGCGGTGAGCATCCTGATCGACCGCCGTTATGAAAAAGACCTGTGGAAAACCCTGTTCTGGACCGTGTGGTACCCGATGGTGTTCTGGCTGGTGAGCCTGTTCACCACGCTGGTCAGCTTTCCCAAGGTGTTGTTCAACCAGCACCAGCAACGCGCCCGCTGGGTCAGCCCGGACCGTGGTATCAAACCTGCCCAAGAGGAGGCGTGACGATGAAACTGGTCAGAACCCGCCAGAACCTGGTGATGTGGATTATCGATGTGTTGCTCACCCTGCTGGCCTGGGGCGGCCTGGTCTGGCTGCTGGCCCGGGGCATGAACGCCATGCTCGAAACTCACGGCGGCCCGCGCCTGGAAGCGCCGATCTTCGCCGCGCTCAACACCCTGCAGACCTACCTGTGGATCGCGCTGTTCAACGCCGTGATCCTGATCGCCTGGGCGCGCTACCAGCAACGCAAAGGCCGCAAGTTCGCCCAGCGTCGCGCCGAAGCGAATGCCCTCAGCGACCAGCACCTGAGCAAAAGCTTCAACCTCGGCGAGGGCGACCTCGAACAACTGCGTCGGCCTGGCGTGCTGGTAATCCACAACGACGAAGAGGGCGGTGTGGAAGGCGTGAAGGCCCACGTGTCCCGCGACGTCGAACGCCCCGGCCTGGCCCTGGTGCCCGGCGCTGAAAAAGACAAAGGCATTGGCTAGCCTCAATTGCAATGTGGGAGGGGGCTTGCCCCCGATAGCGGAGTGTCAGCCACAAATATCTGGCTGATACACCGCCATCGGGGGCAAGCCCCCTCCCACATAGGCCATTTCAAATTTCAAAAAGTGGTGGTGGTTCAAACCCTGCTGCTGGAATTCCGATAAGTGGGATCCAATTCACAAAACCCCCGCGAACTTTCCTCCAATCCTCGGTACTAACCTAACTCGACGACACCTGATGGCTAAATAATGGCGATTAAGGATTGATCAGTCGAACCACCATCGAAACAGCCGCCGCCGGTCGGATTAAACGTCTCAGCAATCCCATCGGAAGCTGCCCGATGAATATTTATTTTTATTAATCAAGAAGTTAGTCGGATAACGCGCTCGAACACCCAACAGCCCCAACGTCTTGGACGGCTGCAAGTTCGATGTTAGTTTGCCGGCCCTTGATTTTCGACGGATCGAACATGCCTCTGTTAATGCCACGGACTCGGTTTCTTCTATGCACCTTCCTGCTCACTTGCCTGGGCTTGAACACTGCATTCGCCGCCCCCACCCCCGGCGACCAGGACCTGATCCGCGACCGTCAGAACCGCCTGCTCGAAGAGCAGCAACGGCGCCTGCAGGAACTCCAGGACCTGCCCGGCAAAGCCGCCAAACCCGAAGCCCCGGCTGCCCCCGCCGACACGCGCTGCTTTCCGATCAAGAACATCGAACTCAAAGGCGCCGACAGCCTGCCGGCCTCCGACCGTGAGCGCCTGCTCAAGCCTTATATCGGCCAGTGCCTGGGTGTGTCCCAGCTCAACGAACTGCTCAAGGCCATCACCGACTATTACCTCGGCAAAGGCCGCGTCACCAGCCGCGCCTACCTGCCGCAGCAAGACCTTTCCAGCGGCCACCTGCAAGTGCTGGTGGTGGAAGGCAAGCTCGAAGCCCTGAAAAGCGCCGAGGGCAGCACGGTGACCGAGCGTGAATTGGCCATGGCCTTTCCCGGCAAGGTCGGCGAAGCGCTGAACCTGCGTGAAATCGAGCAACTGGTGGACCAGCTCAACCGCCTGCCGTCCAAACAGGCGCAGATGGAGCTGACCCCCGGCAGCCAGGTCGGCGGCAGTGAAGTGGTGGTCAAGAACACGCCGCAAAAGCCCTGGCGCGCCAGCCTGTCGCGCAATAACGACGGCCAGAAAAGCACCGGCGAACAGCAATGGGGCGCCGGCCTTGAGTGGGACAGCCCGCTGGGCCTGGGCGACCAGTTGATGCTGCGCGGCGGCCACGATGCGGTCAGCGACCACCAGAAGACCTCGAAAAACACCCTGCTCTACTACAACGTGCCGTGGGGTTGGTGGAACTTCAGTTACACCTACAACGAAAGCGACTACCGCACCTACATCGTGGCCGATAACGCCAAGTTCAAGCAGGACGGCGACAACCAGAACCACCAACTGCGCGCCGAGCGGGTAATCCATCGCGACGACGTGAGCAAGACCTCGGTCAACGTCGGCCTGGCGCACCTGCGCACCAACAACTACCTCCTCGACGTGCGCACCGCGCCCAGCAGCAACCGCCTCAGCGAACTGCAACTGGGCATCAACCACGGCCGGCGCATCGGCAGCGCTTTCGTCAACCTCGACCTGGGCATGCAAAGCGGCATCGGCCTGCTCGACGCCCAGTCGCAGGAAGAGCGCGATTCCCTGGGCCGACGTCAGCCGAACTCGCGCTACCGCAAATACACCGCCACCCTCAGCTACCTGCAACCGTTCAGCCTGTGGGGCGAGTCGTTCAGTTTTTCCAGCCTGGCCACCGGCCAACGCAGCGAAGACATCCTCTTCAGCCCACAACGCATGAGCCTGGGCGGCTCCGCCTCGGTACGCGGCTTCAAAGACCAGCAGCTCACCGGCGACAGCGGCGGCTACTGGCGCAACGAAGTGCGCTGGGCGCGCCCGGTGACCCTCGACTGGATGCGCCCGGCCTTCGCCGAATACGGCGCCAGCGTCGGCTACGACCAGGGCGTGATCAGCAACGACCGCTACAACGACAACCTGCATGGGCGGGTCTCCAGCAACTCCCTGGAGCTGTTCGCCCGCGGCAAACACGTCAGCACCAGCGTGACCTTTGCCCACTCGTTAGAAAGACCTGGCGTGATCACTGAGCGCGAAGCGCCGATCTACTTCCGCATGGACTTCTTCCTGTAATTCAACGCCCCGCTGCAATGAGAACCTGACAATGGACGTTCGCCAATTCGCCTTCCTGGCCCGCCAACCTTCTGCTGCCCTGAAGCCGCGCAATTCGTTCTTCGGCCTGCCCAAGCGCGGGCTGGCGTTGATCCTCGCCAACGCGCTGTTCTGGCAGCCGCTGCTGGCCCAGGCCGAGGGCATCGTGGTCAGCGCGCCGGGCACTACAGTCGGCCAGGCGGGCAATGGCGTGCCGGTGGTGAACATCGCCACGCCCAACGGCGCAGGCTTGTCCCATAACCAGTTCCAGCAGTACAACGTCGGCCCCAACGGCGTGATCCTCAACAACGCCACCGGTACCCTGGTGAACACCCAACTGGGTGGCTACATCGTCGGCAACCCCAACCTCAAGGGCGGCGCGGCCAGCGTCATCCTCAACGAAGTCAACGGCGGCAGCGCCAGCCAGTTGCGCGGCTACACCGAAGTGGCGGGGCAGTCGGCCAAGGTCATCGTCGCCAACCCCTACGGGATTACCTGCAGCGGTTGCGGCTTTATCAACACGCCCAACGTGACCCTGACCACCGGCAAACCCATCATCGACTCGACCGGCCAGCTGAAAAGTTACCAGGTCGACGGCGGCGCCGTGACCATCGACGGCGAAGGGCTGAACGCCAGCAATGTCGACCGTTTCGACATCATCACCCGCTCGGCCAAGATCAACGCGCAAATCAATGCCCGCGAACTCAACGTGATCGCCGGGCGCAACGACGTCGATGCGCAAAGCCTGAACACCACCCCACGCGCCGACGATGGCAGCGCCAAGCCGGAGCTGGCGATTGACTCCTCGGCCCTGGGCGGCATGTATGCTGGCGCGATCAAACTGGTAGGCACCGAAGCGGGCGTGGGCGTGAAGCTCGACGGCACGCTGGCGGCCAGTGGTGGGGATATCCAGCTCGACGCCAACGGGCGCTTGAGCATGGCGCAGGCGGCGGCCACCGGGAACGTCAAGGTCACCGCGCAGAATGTCGACCTGACCGACAAGGTCTACGCCAACGGCAACGTGCAGGTCACCAGCGCTCAAGACCTGGTCAACCGCAAGAGCATCGCCGCCGGCCAGCGCATCGAGCTCAACGCGGCCAACGTGAGCAACCCCGGCATCATCGAGGCCGGCGTCGCCGCCGACAACAGCCGCAACACCACTGGCGACCTGGTGGTCAACGCGCAAACCGTCACCACCTCCGGCAACCTGCTGGCCAGCCGCGCCCTGGCGGTCACCGCCGCGCAAGCGCTGACCAACCAGGGCGCGGTCATCCAGGCCAAGAACATCGAAGTCAGCAGCGCCAATCTGACCAACCAGGGCGCCAGCGCACGCCTGTTCGGCGAGCAGAGCCTGGCGATCACCTCGCCGGCCATCGTCAACCTCGGCGGCTTGATTCGCTTCGGCGAAGGCCAGGCTGCCACGCTCAACAGCGCCTCCCTGGACAACCGTCAGGGCCGTATCGAAATGGCCGGTGGCAGCCTGGTCGTCACCAGCGCCAACTTCAACAACAGCGGCGGGCAAGTCATCGCCAACGACCTGACCGTCAACGCCGGCAACCTGAACAACCAGAACGGCGTGCTGGTGGGCAAAACCGCCACCGTCAATGCCAGCGACCTCGACAACAGCCTCAAGGGCCTGATCCAGGCGGACGGCGGCGCGCTCAACCTCACCGTTGCCAACGCCTTCAACAACAACCAGGGTTTCGCCCAGGCCAGCACCGACCTCAACGTGAACGCGGGCAGCCTCAGCAACAACGCAGCCGGCGTGCTCAGCGCCGACACCGGCAAGCTGACCCTCACCGCCGCGCAACAGCTCAACAACGCCCAGGGCCGCCTGCAGGCCGGGCAGGACGATATCGAACTGCACGCCGCCCAGCTGAATAACCAGAGCGGTGTGATCGTCGGCAAGCAATTGCTGCTCGACGTTGCTGGCGGTGACATCGACAACCGCGCCGGGCGCGTGCTGGGCGACCAACTCGACGTGCGCGCATCAGGCCTCGACAACCGCAGCGCCGGCCTGCTGGCCGGTGGCGCCCAGGGCGTGAGCCTGCTGCTCAAAGGCCCGGGCCAGTTGCTCAACGCTCAAGGCCGTATCCAGAGCGAAGGCCTGCTGCAACTGCAGGGCGAGCGTTTCGACAACAGCGCCGGCATCCTGCTGGGCCAGACGGTCGACGTGACCGCACAGACCTTCAACAACAGCAACAAAGGTGCACTGGTCAGCGATGGCGGCGACGTGGTGCTCAAGGTCAGCGACCTGCTCACCAACGTCGGCGGCCAGATCGACGCGGGCGAGCGCAGCGTGCTGGTCAAGCAACTCACCACCCTTAACAACGACGGCGGCACCCTGCGCGGCAAGCGCGTGGACATTGCCGCGCAGCACCTGAACAACGACAACGGCCAACTGCTGGCTGGCGCCGAAGGCGTGAGCTACAGCGGCCAGGACCTGAGCAACCGCAAGGGCCTGATCCTCAGCGGTGGCGCGCCCACCGTACTGACCACCGGCAGCCTGCAAAACCAGGACGGCACGGTGCAAGGCGACAGCCTGAACATCACCGCCGCCAGCGTCGACAACAGCAACGGCGGCCTGCTGGCGAGCCTGGTGGGTGACCTGCAACTGACCGTGCAAGCCCTGGCCAACCGTGGCGGCAAACTGTTCGGCAAAGAACAGGTGACCCTCAGCGGCGCCACCCTCGACAACAGCGCGGGCGGCCAGATCAGTGGCAACCAGCTCACCCTCACCTCCCGCGACACCCTCACCAACCAGGGCGGCCTGATCGAAGCCAACCAGGGCCTGACCCTCACCGGCGGCAACCTGGACAACAGCGCCAACGGCCAACTGCGCGCGCTGGGCGGTGCCAGCAGCAGCCTCAACCTCAGTGGCCAGGTGAACAACCAGAACGGCACCCTCGAATTCGGCAGCCAGGCCTTCAGCCTTGATGCAGCCAGCCTCAACAACCAGAGCGGCATGCTGCAACACGCCGGCACCGGCCTGTTCCACCTCAACACCGCCGGCCTCTCCGGCAGCCAGGGCAATATCCAGGGCATGGGCAGCGCCGACTGGGCGTTCGGTAAAGTCGACGGCCTGGGCCGCGTGCAGCTCAACGAAGTGCTTACCTACAAGAGCGACCAGGCCCTGGCCCTCAAGGCCGGTGACCGCATGGCCAGCGCCAAGGGCTTGATCCTCAACGTGGCCAGCCTGGACAACGCCGGCGAACTGCTCAGCGACGGTGACATCAGCATCACCACCGGCGATATCAACAACAGTGGCCGCGTCTCGGCCCTGCAAACCCTCACCGTCGCCGCGAACAACCTCAACCAGAACGGCGGCCGCCTGGCGGCAACCAATGCCCGCCTGACGCTCAGCGGCACCCTGGCCAACCTCGGTTTCCTCACCGCCCGCCAGCAACTGGATATCGCCGCCGCGCAAATCGACAACCGCGGCACCCTCGGTGCCCAGGGCGCGGTGAACCTCACTGCGGTCAACGGCATCACCAATGCGGCCGATTCGCTGTTGTTCAGCGGCGGCGACATGACCTTGCGCAGCAATGGCTTCAGCAACAGCTATGGCGACGTCTACAGCAAAGGCGACTTGAGCTTCGCCGCACGGGATGGCGGGCGTGCCGTGCTGTTCAGCAACCGTTCCGGCACCGTGGAAAGCGAAGGTTCGATCGGCATCAATGCAGGCTTTATCGAAAACGCCAAGGACGAATTCGAACTCGGGCAGACGCTCACCACCGGTAGCTTGTATTGGGTTTGTTCGCAACACTGCGGCGAGAAAGACGACTGGGAACGTGGCGAGATCACCATCTACGAAACGTACCTTGAGGCGGCGACCAAGGACTCAGTATCGGCGCGCCTGGTGGCTGGCAAAAACATGCTGCTGCAAGGCGACAATGTGCAGAACCGCTACAGCCTGATGGCCGCCAATGGCGACCTGAGCATCACCGCCGGTGACCTGCTCAATCAGGGCGCGGCCACGCGCACGGGGCAGCGCAAGATTGTCGTCAACACGCCGGGGCACGTTCCCGACGATTTGTTTGAGCGCATGCGCTATGTCGACGTTCCCGCGTTCAATGCGGCCACGGCGGCGGGCAATTTCGATAAGGCGCGCTTCGAAGAACTGAAAAACCGTTCGCCCAATAGCTGGCCTTTCGTCCACTCAAGCGACGTCACCACCTGGACCGACAACGGCGGCCCTGGCTACGACGCCACCCTGCAAGCCGGCGGCACGGTCAACCTCAACGTCGCCCGCACCCTGCAAAACGGCACGCTGCACAACAACACCCTGGCCCAGTTGACCGGCACCCTCGGCGACGACCAGACCGGCATCCCCGTCGGCGGCATCAACATCAACCTGAGCAAACACGCCAACGACCCGAGCGCCCAGGCGCCCGGCAGCGTGTTGCCTGTAGTGGGCGTGGCCCCTGGCGGCGGCTTCGTGCCCGTGGATTACACCGGCACCGCCTTCGCCCCGGTCGACCCCACCACCTCGCCCACCTTCCAACTGCCCAAGGGCGGATACGGCCTGTTCGTCAAGAACGCCGACCCCACCAGCCACTACCTGATCGAGACCAACCCCGAGTTCACCTCGGTATCGGGCTTCTTCAGCTCCGACTACATGCTCGGCAAACTCGGCTTCAACTCCGATAACGCCTGGCGCCGCCTCGGTGATGGCCAGTACGAAACCCGCCTGATCCGCGACGCCGTGCTCGCGCAAACCGGCCAACGCTTCCTCGCTGGCGGCCTGTACAGCGACGCCGACCAGTTCCGTTACCTGATGGACAACGCCCTGGCCAGCAAAGACGCCCTGCGCCTGAGCCTCGGCGTGTCCCTCACCGGCCAGCAGGTCGGCGCCCTGACCCACGACATCGTGTGGATGGAAAACCGCGTCATCGACGGCCAGACCGTGCTCGTCCCGGTGCTCTACCTGGCCCAGGCCGACTCGCGCAACGTGCGCGGCAACAGCCTGATCCAGGGCCGCGACCTCAACCTGGTCACCGGCGGCGACCTGATCAACGTCGGCACCCTGCGCGCCAGCAACAACCTCTCCGCCGTCAGCAGCGGCAGTATCTACACCGGCGGCCTGGTCGAAGCCGGCAACAACCTGAACCTGCTGGCCCAGGACAGCATCCGTAACGCCATGGCCGGCGAAATCCGCGGCAAGCAAGTCAGCCTCACCGCACTCAAAGGCGATGTCATCAACGACAACACCGCCATCCAGGTACGTGACGGCGCCGGCATGCGCACCCTCACCGACAACAGCGCCGGCACCATCGTCGCCCGCGAAAACCTCGCCATCGACGCCGGCCGCGACCTCACCAACCGCGGCGCCCTCACCGCTGGCAACGACGCCAACCTCACCGCCGGCCGCGACCTCAACCTCATCGCCGCCAGCGACACCAGCGTCAAGCACGAGACCCGCGAAGGCGGCGAAAAATCCAGCATCACCACCGACGTCAAAAACCTCGCCGCCAGCGTCACGGCGGGCGGCAGCATCAACATGCAAGCCGGGCAAGACGTCAACATCATCGGCAGCAACGCCACCGCCGGCAAAGACCTCACCATTGCCGCCGGCCGCGACCTTAACGTTGCCTCGGTCAGCGACATGCACAACGTCGAAGGCAAGGAAAAAGACGGCAAGAAACGCATCAAGACCTCGGACGACCAGACTACTCAAGTGGCGAGCGTGCTGACGGCGGGTGGGAATTTTGTCAGCCAGGCCGGGCGTGACACCACGATCGTGGCGAGCAGGATCAGTGCGGGGAATGAGGCTTATCTGTATAGCGGGGATAAGTTGAGTTTGTTGGCGGCTGAGAACAGTACGCATACGTTGTATGACATGAAGAAAAACAGCGGCTGGGGTTCCAAGAAAACTCAGCGCGACGAGGTCACTCGCATTACCAACGTCGGTACTGAAATCAAGACCGGCGGCGATCTGATACTCAAGAGTGAAGGCGATCAGACCTATCAACTTGCTAAGCTTCAAAGCGGCAAGGACATCACCTTGGATAGTGGTGGCGCGATTACTTTTGAAGCGGTCAAAGACCTGCATCAGGAGAGCCATGAGAAGAGCAATAACAATGCGTTCTGGGTTTCCTCCAAAGGTAAAGGCAACACCGACGAAACCGTCCGCCAGAGTCAGCTGATCGCCGAAGGCAATGTGGCAATCAAAGCTGTCGCCGGTTTGAAGATCGACATTAACCAGGTCAATCAGGAGACAGTCAGCCAATCCATTGATGCGATGGTTAAGGCCGATCCGCAGTTGGCTTGGATCAAGGACGCTGAGAAGCGTGGCGATGTGGACTGGAGGCAGGTCAAGGAGATCCACGACAGCTTCAAGTACAGCAACTCGGGGCTGGGGCCGGCGTCGCAGATCATTATTGCGATTGTGATGGCGGCAGTGGTCGGGCCGCTGGCGGCAGGCGCAATGGGCACCGCTACTGGAGGCATGGTTGCTGCCGGAACCATTTCCGTAGAAACGGCGGCCGGCATTTCGGCTGCGGCAGGTGCCGTTGCAGCAGGGGCAGCGACCAATGCAACCGTCAGTGTCG
Above is a genomic segment from Pseudomonas sp. R5-89-07 containing:
- a CDS encoding DUF637 domain-containing protein: MDVRQFAFLARQPSAALKPRNSFFGLPKRGLALILANALFWQPLLAQAEGIVVSAPGTTVGQAGNGVPVVNIATPNGAGLSHNQFQQYNVGPNGVILNNATGTLVNTQLGGYIVGNPNLKGGAASVILNEVNGGSASQLRGYTEVAGQSAKVIVANPYGITCSGCGFINTPNVTLTTGKPIIDSTGQLKSYQVDGGAVTIDGEGLNASNVDRFDIITRSAKINAQINARELNVIAGRNDVDAQSLNTTPRADDGSAKPELAIDSSALGGMYAGAIKLVGTEAGVGVKLDGTLAASGGDIQLDANGRLSMAQAAATGNVKVTAQNVDLTDKVYANGNVQVTSAQDLVNRKSIAAGQRIELNAANVSNPGIIEAGVAADNSRNTTGDLVVNAQTVTTSGNLLASRALAVTAAQALTNQGAVIQAKNIEVSSANLTNQGASARLFGEQSLAITSPAIVNLGGLIRFGEGQAATLNSASLDNRQGRIEMAGGSLVVTSANFNNSGGQVIANDLTVNAGNLNNQNGVLVGKTATVNASDLDNSLKGLIQADGGALNLTVANAFNNNQGFAQASTDLNVNAGSLSNNAAGVLSADTGKLTLTAAQQLNNAQGRLQAGQDDIELHAAQLNNQSGVIVGKQLLLDVAGGDIDNRAGRVLGDQLDVRASGLDNRSAGLLAGGAQGVSLLLKGPGQLLNAQGRIQSEGLLQLQGERFDNSAGILLGQTVDVTAQTFNNSNKGALVSDGGDVVLKVSDLLTNVGGQIDAGERSVLVKQLTTLNNDGGTLRGKRVDIAAQHLNNDNGQLLAGAEGVSYSGQDLSNRKGLILSGGAPTVLTTGSLQNQDGTVQGDSLNITAASVDNSNGGLLASLVGDLQLTVQALANRGGKLFGKEQVTLSGATLDNSAGGQISGNQLTLTSRDTLTNQGGLIEANQGLTLTGGNLDNSANGQLRALGGASSSLNLSGQVNNQNGTLEFGSQAFSLDAASLNNQSGMLQHAGTGLFHLNTAGLSGSQGNIQGMGSADWAFGKVDGLGRVQLNEVLTYKSDQALALKAGDRMASAKGLILNVASLDNAGELLSDGDISITTGDINNSGRVSALQTLTVAANNLNQNGGRLAATNARLTLSGTLANLGFLTARQQLDIAAAQIDNRGTLGAQGAVNLTAVNGITNAADSLLFSGGDMTLRSNGFSNSYGDVYSKGDLSFAARDGGRAVLFSNRSGTVESEGSIGINAGFIENAKDEFELGQTLTTGSLYWVCSQHCGEKDDWERGEITIYETYLEAATKDSVSARLVAGKNMLLQGDNVQNRYSLMAANGDLSITAGDLLNQGAATRTGQRKIVVNTPGHVPDDLFERMRYVDVPAFNAATAAGNFDKARFEELKNRSPNSWPFVHSSDVTTWTDNGGPGYDATLQAGGTVNLNVARTLQNGTLHNNTLAQLTGTLGDDQTGIPVGGININLSKHANDPSAQAPGSVLPVVGVAPGGGFVPVDYTGTAFAPVDPTTSPTFQLPKGGYGLFVKNADPTSHYLIETNPEFTSVSGFFSSDYMLGKLGFNSDNAWRRLGDGQYETRLIRDAVLAQTGQRFLAGGLYSDADQFRYLMDNALASKDALRLSLGVSLTGQQVGALTHDIVWMENRVIDGQTVLVPVLYLAQADSRNVRGNSLIQGRDLNLVTGGDLINVGTLRASNNLSAVSSGSIYTGGLVEAGNNLNLLAQDSIRNAMAGEIRGKQVSLTALKGDVINDNTAIQVRDGAGMRTLTDNSAGTIVARENLAIDAGRDLTNRGALTAGNDANLTAGRDLNLIAASDTSVKHETREGGEKSSITTDVKNLAASVTAGGSINMQAGQDVNIIGSNATAGKDLTIAAGRDLNVASVSDMHNVEGKEKDGKKRIKTSDDQTTQVASVLTAGGNFVSQAGRDTTIVASRISAGNEAYLYSGDKLSLLAAENSTHTLYDMKKNSGWGSKKTQRDEVTRITNVGTEIKTGGDLILKSEGDQTYQLAKLQSGKDITLDSGGAITFEAVKDLHQESHEKSNNNAFWVSSKGKGNTDETVRQSQLIAEGNVAIKAVAGLKIDINQVNQETVSQSIDAMVKADPQLAWIKDAEKRGDVDWRQVKEIHDSFKYSNSGLGPASQIIIAIVMAAVVGPLAAGAMGTATGGMVAAGTISVETAAGISAAAGAVAAGAATNATVSVVNNRGNLGAVFKDVTSSDAMKGYVIAGATAGLTAAYFDGWTGTKTEYGTGNITSPPLNTWAGAGQFAANQTLQNGTSMLVGKALGQGGSGNDALKSALFNTLAAVSFNAVGDYTKGRLTDGYPPKIIVHAMVGGLLAEATGGDFKTGALAAGINEAVVGHLNTLVKGNKTLLSMSSQIVGVIAAATQQDADAKSLEKGGWVAKNATQYNHALHKSQTDALDEQRRFHPEKADRLNAAACALARCAESIPTDDPTYGKFKALQDSGATYGEEIALLQATGQFGGRSWKDWSDDTLNAHGKAVQVVGASKDTALGLTGGAAAYAGMLVSSPACVGVVTCALPVGLGALGTTSMVGAWDSASQITADFRSGEPEKVAASFYPETFPGESSATSDLATSTAKSVALAALFGGAGKYFSGKLAGDASSAAATKELPAPNRSGLDLSKVDVLTIRDARKLDGENRGLIFVQEPQGDFAKPFVKFEAGTTGAFSDVLSQRKAVPAIRFDNPNPNGNNFVKFDGVEDINGITLIDRKTALTTFDKQIQSVQRVSAALKQNPGVKAVFEFPNQKAADRAIDILVEQNIRNISVRVAP
- a CDS encoding ShlB/FhaC/HecB family hemolysin secretion/activation protein, translating into MPLLMPRTRFLLCTFLLTCLGLNTAFAAPTPGDQDLIRDRQNRLLEEQQRRLQELQDLPGKAAKPEAPAAPADTRCFPIKNIELKGADSLPASDRERLLKPYIGQCLGVSQLNELLKAITDYYLGKGRVTSRAYLPQQDLSSGHLQVLVVEGKLEALKSAEGSTVTERELAMAFPGKVGEALNLREIEQLVDQLNRLPSKQAQMELTPGSQVGGSEVVVKNTPQKPWRASLSRNNDGQKSTGEQQWGAGLEWDSPLGLGDQLMLRGGHDAVSDHQKTSKNTLLYYNVPWGWWNFSYTYNESDYRTYIVADNAKFKQDGDNQNHQLRAERVIHRDDVSKTSVNVGLAHLRTNNYLLDVRTAPSSNRLSELQLGINHGRRIGSAFVNLDLGMQSGIGLLDAQSQEERDSLGRRQPNSRYRKYTATLSYLQPFSLWGESFSFSSLATGQRSEDILFSPQRMSLGGSASVRGFKDQQLTGDSGGYWRNEVRWARPVTLDWMRPAFAEYGASVGYDQGVISNDRYNDNLHGRVSSNSLELFARGKHVSTSVTFAHSLERPGVITEREAPIYFRMDFFL
- the pgaD gene encoding poly-beta-1,6-N-acetyl-D-glucosamine biosynthesis protein PgaD, producing the protein MKLVRTRQNLVMWIIDVLLTLLAWGGLVWLLARGMNAMLETHGGPRLEAPIFAALNTLQTYLWIALFNAVILIAWARYQQRKGRKFAQRRAEANALSDQHLSKSFNLGEGDLEQLRRPGVLVIHNDEEGGVEGVKAHVSRDVERPGLALVPGAEKDKGIG